In the genome of Lathyrus oleraceus cultivar Zhongwan6 chromosome 4, CAAS_Psat_ZW6_1.0, whole genome shotgun sequence, the window tttctcaaaaatcaaaatccccaaaTCCTAAGTTCATGATATCTAACCCACATACATTACATACATTATGTTTACCCATAACCACTTGAAATCCCACTCTTACCTTAGTATAGATGAAACCTCTAGGTCATTCTTCTTCTAGTTTCCTCTTCTCCTCTTTCCCTTCTCTTCTTTTCTGTTgtctcttcttctcttgttttaCAAAACTAATTCTAATCTCTAAAATCCTTACTATCTTTTTAACACATAATGGGCTTAACCCACTTATCCACCCATTCTAATTAATTAGGCTCATTACTAGACAATTGCTATTTCTACTCATTaaattcaattattcaaataacacatatattcaaataattcaaataatcaccagaacacatatttaattaattatcacaccaaataatgattaattaaaatagACACCATATAAATAAATACGAAAGTTAAAtcagggtgttacaactctcccccacttgaaatattttcgtcctcgaaaattacCTCAAGCAAACAACTCAGGATATGAATCTCGCATCTGACTCTCAACCTCCCATGTCACATTTCCACCAGCCGATCCTCCCTAAACGATTTTCACCAAAGCGATCTCTTTACCACGGAGTTGTTTCACCTTTCTATCTTTTATCCACATAGGTAATGTCTCCACGATCAAATTATCTCTAACCTCAACATCATCTAATTGgacaacatgcgaaggatcctcaatgtatctcctcaattgagacacgTGAAACATATCATAGAGATTAGCAAGTGATGGCGCCAACGCAATCTGATAAGCCACATCACCTACTTTCTCGGAAATCTGATACGGGGCAATAAAACGTGGCGTCAACTTACGTGACTTCAATGCTCTACCAACACCCATTATCGGAGTAACTCTTAAAAAGACATGATCATCTACCTCAAACTCAAGTGTTTTTCTTctcttgtcatggtaactcttctgacgactctgagaaacCTTCATCTTCTCTCTAATCATTTTAATCTTATCAGTAGTCTGTTGAACTATCTCaggtccaaccacaacactctctccaAATTCTTACCAACACAAAGGAGtcctacaccttctaccatacaaagcttcaaacagagttataccaatactcgaatgaaaactattgttgtaggtaaactcaatcaaaggaaaataactatcccaagcacctccatgttccaaaacacaagctctcaaaagatcctcaAGCGATTGAATtgtcctctcagtctgaccatctgtctgcggatgataagcagaactcaaaCATAACTTTGTACCCAAAGCACGTTGCATAGCTTCCAAAAATCTCGAAGTAAACCTCGCATCCCTATCTGACACAATGttagacggaataccatgcaaactaacaattttctcaatatacagctTTGTAAGCCTCTCCATCGGATAATCCATTATAATCGGAATAAAGTAAGCAGATTTCGTCAACCTGTTCACAATaacccaaatagcttcacaattaATCGGAGTCCTAGGTAAACCATaaacaaaatccatagaaatactatcccatttctATTCAAGAATAGATAACGGTTGTAACAAAccagacgacttctgatgctcaatcttcgatGTCGGACAAATCAAACACGAATACACAAATTCCGCAATCTCTTTCTTCATACCAGGCCACCAAAACAATTTCCTCAAATtttgatacatcttagtagcaccaggatgaatacttaaaccactacgatgtccttcatcaagaatcctctttctcaaatctAAAACATCGGGTACACAAACTCTATCAtgacacctcatgataccattctcatcaatccgaaaaTCACCACCTTTACCTTGATTGATCAATGTCAATCGATATACCAAAACCAAATCAGATTTCTGACCTTCTCGAATCTCATCCAAAATTCCACTagtaagcttcaacataccaagcttcACTCCAAAAGAAGTCtcttcacaaaccaaactcatatctcGAAATTGTTCAAGCAAATCCAATTCTCGCACCATCAACATCGACATATGCAAAGATTTCATACTCAAAGTGTCGGCTACAACATTCGCTTTGccaggatggtaattcaaaccaaaatcataatccttcaagaaaTCCAACCATCTCCTTTTCCTCATATTCAACTAtttctgatcgaacaaatacttcaaactcttgtggtCACTAAACGCATCGAATCTTgacccaaacaaataatgtctccaaatcttcaaaacaaacacaacaACAGCTAATTCAAAATCATGagtcggataattcctctcatgcactttgagttgccttgaagcataagtTATAACTTGTTAATTCTGCATTAACACACTTCATAAACCtatcaaagaagcatcacaatacacaacaaatGGTTCTGATGGATTCGGTAAAATCAAAACAGGAGCAGTAGTCAATCTCCTCTTCAGCTCTTGAAAACTAGCTTCACACTGTGcagtccaaatgaaagcttgacctttcctagtcaactgcgttAACGGCAAAGATAACTTAGAAAAGGCTTCAATAAACTTCGATAATAACTTGCCAAACAAAGAAAACTACGAATCTCAGACACAGATTTCGGCGCTTCCAATTGAGATATAACCTCAATCTTAGAAGGACCAACCGAAATACCACCACTAAAGATCACATGtccaaggaaactcacttccttcaaccaaAAGTCGCACTTCGAAAGTTTAGCAAACAACAGCTTCTCTTTCAATACAGATAAAACAAtcctcaaatgctcagcatgatCTTCTTCACTCTTCAAATAGATCAAAATATCATCGAtaaacacaacaacaaacttatcgAGATATTTATGAAAAATCCGATTCATGTAatccataaatacaccaggtgcatttGTCACACCGAAAGGTATCACCAAATACTCATTgtgtccataccttgttctaaaagcagtcttctgaatatcttccgctttcacacggatctgatgatacccagacctcaaatcaatcttgctaaaaacacaagcaccaaccaactgatccatcaaatcatcaatcctcagaagcggatacttattcttgatagtaaccttattcagttgtctgtaatccacacacaacctcatagtaccttctttcttcttaactaacaagacaagtgcaccccacggtgacacactcggacgaataaaccTTTTATCAAGCAAATCCTAtagttgactcttcaactctttcaactcatATGGTGACATccgatacggagccatcgatattggACTAGTACCAGGAATCAAATCAATCGTGAACTCAACTTCATGTTCAGGCGGCAAATCGCTAACCTCATTAGGAAACACTTCAGGAAAATCACGAACAACTGGAAATTCACCCATTGTTCCATTTTCACTAAGCTTCAAACTTGCCACCAACATAAACACttcagcaccatctcacacatACTCACTCACTTGTTGAGTAGACAAGAATAAATCACCTTCCTTCTCTGGCTCAAGAAAAAGAACAGCTTTCgcaaaacaattgatatagacaTGGTTGGCCCTCAACAAGTCCATTCCCAAAATAACATCAAGTTAACTCAATGGAAGACACACTAAATCAACTTCAAAATCTTTATCACAAATATTCAACGGGCATTTCAAACAAACAGATGAAGTAGTCATTGAACCCATAGCCGGAATATCAATAACCATGCTTCCATGAATAATAGATAATTCAAGATTCAATCTCTTAGCATAATCCAAAGAAATAAAAGAATGCATcgcaccggtatcaataatagcAATCAAAGGCATATTATTAATAAATCACGTACCTCGAATCAATCTCTCCTCAACAGAAGTATCAGCACCTTATAATGCAAACACTTTCCCTTTGgcttgctccttcttcggcttgTTGCACTTGGTACTAATGTTCCCTTGCTCACCATAGTTGTAGCAAGTCACATTCGAACCAACTCTGCAATCAAAAGATTTGTGACCTTGCTTGCCACATTTGAAACAAGTCACATCGCCCTTAGGACACTCGGGAGCACGATGTCTCTCAACACCACATCTGAAGCACTTGACAGGAGTGtgagatcctcccccacttggcttcttgccatCACCAACTTTTTTCTTACCATCATACGGCTTACCTCGGAATTTCCCTTTTCCTTTCTTATCGTGCAAGGAGTTGTAATGAGCAGTACTCTCACGGATATCCTTATCATAAATCCTACTCGTGTTAACCAACTCAAAAAATCTCGTAATCTGTTGGTAACCCATTGCCTTCTTGATATCAGGTCTTAAGCCATTCACAAACTTAAGACACTTggatctctcagcattagcagtattgtaatggGGACAAAAT includes:
- the LOC127137869 gene encoding uncharacterized protein LOC127137869, producing the protein MNYSDAQKVQFGTHMLEKEAEDWWRNTIQRFDEDGIEVTWALFRDAFLEKFFPEDVRGKKEIKFLELKQGNGTVAEYAAKFEELIKFCPHYNTANAERSKCLKFVNGLRPDIKKAMGYQQITRFFELVNTSRIYDKDIRESTAHYNSLHDKKGKGKFRGKPYDGKKKVGDGKKPSGGGSHTPVKCFRCGVERHRAPECPKGDVTCFKCGKQGHKSFDCRVGSNVTCYNYGEQGNISTKCNKPKKEQAKGKVFAL